One part of the Azospirillum sp. B510 genome encodes these proteins:
- a CDS encoding prephenate/arogenate dehydrogenase family protein, with the protein MPSATNDTAPLFDRVAIVGIGLIGSSLARALTEYGIARRVVCADRSGDACTKALELGIVAEATTDLAAALAGADLVVLATPVGSFASVGEAIGPLLRPGTIVTDVGSVKQAVLRDVGPHLAEGVHLIPGHPVAGTEHSGPEAGFATLFQGRWCILTPPPGADDGALERVTELWRRVGSTVEIMEANHHDRVLAITSHLPHLIAYTIVGTASDLEEDTKSEVIKFSAGGFRDFTRIAASDPVMWRDIFLNNREAVLEILQRFTEDLTALQRSIRWGEGEHLQDHFTKTRAVRRGIIDAKQA; encoded by the coding sequence ATGCCCTCCGCCACCAACGACACCGCCCCCCTGTTCGACCGCGTCGCCATCGTCGGCATCGGCCTGATCGGCTCCTCCCTGGCGCGGGCGCTGACGGAATATGGGATCGCGCGGCGGGTCGTCTGCGCCGACCGCAGCGGGGATGCCTGCACCAAGGCGCTGGAGCTGGGCATCGTGGCGGAGGCCACCACCGATCTGGCCGCCGCCCTGGCCGGGGCGGATCTGGTGGTGCTGGCGACCCCGGTCGGCAGCTTCGCCAGCGTGGGCGAGGCCATCGGGCCGCTGCTGCGCCCCGGCACCATCGTCACCGATGTCGGTTCGGTCAAGCAGGCGGTCCTGCGCGACGTCGGGCCGCACCTTGCCGAAGGCGTCCATCTGATCCCCGGCCATCCGGTGGCGGGCACCGAGCATTCAGGGCCGGAGGCCGGCTTCGCCACCCTGTTCCAGGGCCGCTGGTGCATCCTGACCCCGCCGCCCGGCGCCGACGACGGGGCGCTGGAGCGGGTGACGGAGCTGTGGCGCCGCGTCGGCTCCACCGTGGAGATCATGGAGGCCAACCACCATGACCGCGTGCTGGCCATCACCTCGCATCTGCCGCACCTGATCGCCTACACCATCGTCGGCACCGCGTCGGACCTGGAGGAGGACACCAAGTCCGAGGTGATCAAATTCTCGGCCGGCGGTTTCCGCGACTTCACCCGCATCGCCGCCAGCGATCCGGTGATGTGGCGCGACATCTTCCTGAACAACCGCGAGGCGGTGCTGGAGATCCTCCAGCGCTTCACCGAGGATCTGACGGCGCTGCAACGCTCGATCCGCTGGGGCGAGGGCGAGCATCTCCAGGACCATTTCACCAAGACCCGCGCCGTGCGCCGGGGCATCATCGACGCCAAGCAGGCATAA
- a CDS encoding hydrogen peroxide-inducible genes activator: MKPLPTLRQLRYLVAVVDRCHFGQAAEACLVSQSTLSAGLQELEDLLGATLVERTRRSVLPTPLGREIAERARQLLKGAEELVDITRSAADPMSGALHLGVIPTIGPFLIPRVMPALRETFPRLRLYLREDQTARLLEQLSAGKLDAALLALPYPMGDLETEDIAEDRFSFVCPTGHRLGGGDPAQPVTVPPEDLLLLEDGHCLRDHAMAACALDSTPHNTAFQGTSLHTLVQMVANGLGVTLLPQMAVDSGILRGLDLAVRPLGADRPGRRIALAWRRTSGRKETFQRLAEALRAEMTAKEG, from the coding sequence ATGAAACCACTCCCCACCCTGCGCCAGCTCCGCTATCTCGTCGCCGTCGTCGACCGCTGCCATTTCGGCCAGGCGGCGGAGGCCTGCCTCGTCAGCCAGTCGACGCTGAGCGCCGGTTTGCAGGAGCTGGAGGATCTGCTGGGCGCCACGCTGGTGGAGCGCACGCGCCGCTCGGTGCTGCCGACCCCGCTCGGCCGCGAGATCGCGGAGCGGGCGCGCCAACTGCTGAAAGGGGCGGAGGAGCTGGTCGACATCACCCGCTCGGCCGCCGACCCGATGTCGGGGGCGCTGCATCTGGGGGTGATCCCGACCATCGGCCCCTTCCTGATCCCCCGCGTGATGCCGGCCCTGCGCGAGACCTTTCCCCGCCTGCGTCTCTATCTGCGCGAGGACCAGACGGCGCGGCTGCTGGAGCAGCTGAGCGCCGGCAAGCTCGACGCCGCGCTGCTGGCCCTGCCCTACCCGATGGGCGACCTGGAGACGGAGGACATCGCCGAGGACCGCTTCTCCTTCGTCTGCCCCACCGGCCACCGGCTGGGCGGCGGCGACCCGGCGCAGCCGGTGACGGTGCCGCCGGAGGATCTGCTGCTGCTGGAGGACGGCCATTGCCTGCGCGACCACGCCATGGCCGCCTGCGCGCTGGACAGCACGCCGCACAACACCGCCTTCCAGGGCACCAGCCTGCACACGCTGGTGCAGATGGTGGCGAACGGGCTGGGGGTGACGCTGCTGCCGCAGATGGCGGTCGATTCGGGCATCCTGCGCGGGCTGGATCTGGCGGTGCGGCCGCTGGGCGCCGACCGTCCGGGCCGGCGCATCGCGCTCGCCTGGCGCCGCACCTCCGGCCGGAAGGAGACCTTCCAGCGCCTGGCCGAAGCGCTCAGGGCGGAGATGACGGCGAAGGAGGGCTGA
- the ahpC gene encoding alkyl hydroperoxide reductase subunit C, whose product MSLINSEIKPFKATAYKNGKFIDVTDADLKGKWSVVFFYPADFTFVCPTELEDLADNYAEFQKLGVEIYSVSTDTHFCHKAWHDTSPAIGKIGYTMIGDPTLAISRNFEVLIEEVGLADRGTFVVDPDGKIQIVEITAGGVGRDAKELLRKIKAVQYVAAHPGEVCPAKWQEGEKTLAPSLDLVGKI is encoded by the coding sequence ATGTCCTTGATCAACAGCGAGATTAAGCCCTTCAAGGCGACCGCGTACAAGAACGGCAAGTTCATCGACGTGACCGACGCCGACCTGAAGGGCAAGTGGTCGGTCGTGTTCTTCTACCCGGCCGACTTCACCTTCGTCTGCCCGACGGAGCTGGAGGATCTGGCCGACAACTACGCCGAGTTCCAGAAGCTGGGCGTCGAGATCTACAGCGTCTCGACCGACACCCACTTCTGCCACAAGGCCTGGCACGACACCTCGCCGGCCATCGGCAAGATCGGCTACACCATGATCGGTGACCCGACGCTCGCCATCAGCCGCAACTTCGAGGTCCTGATCGAGGAAGTCGGCCTCGCCGACCGCGGCACCTTCGTCGTCGATCCGGACGGCAAGATCCAGATCGTCGAGATCACCGCCGGCGGCGTCGGCCGCGACGCCAAGGAACTGCTGCGCAAGATCAAGGCCGTCCAGTATGTCGCCGCCCATCCGGGCGAGGTCTGCCCGGCCAAGTGGCAGGAAGGCGAGAAGACCCTCGCCCCGTCGCTCGACCTCGTCGGCAAGATCTAA
- the ahpF gene encoding alkyl hydroperoxide reductase subunit F gives MLDATLKTQLKAYLERITHPIALVASLDGGAKSQEMLGLLEDIAGLSDKIALDLNGHDARKPSFAINRVGTDYGVTFAGLPMGHEFNSLVLALLQVGGHPSKESEELLEQIRNLDGDFRFETYFSLTCQNCPDVVQALNLMSALNPRIKHVAIDGALFQQEVEQRQVMAVPTVFLNGEPFAQGRMDVAQIVAKLDTGAVARAAEKIKAKAPFEVLVIGGGPAGAAAAIYAARKGIRTGVAAERFGGQVLDTMAIENFISVSHTEGPKLAAALEQHVKDYEVDVMNLQTATALVPASREGGLIEVKLASGASLRSRTVVLSTGARWRSMNVPGEAEYRNKGVAYCPHCDGPLFKGKRVAVIGGGNSGVEAAIDLAGIVSHVTLIEFDSQLRADAVLQRKLHSLPNVTVLVSAQTTEVHGDGGKVVGLSYKDRVGGEVKRLELEGIFVQIGLVPNTEWLKGTLALTPRGEIEVDNRGQTSLPGVFAAGDATTVPFKQIIIAMGEGAKASLAAFDHLIRTVPAEEAAPATIAAE, from the coding sequence ATGCTGGACGCCACTCTGAAGACGCAGTTGAAGGCCTATCTGGAGCGCATCACCCACCCCATCGCCCTGGTCGCCTCGCTGGACGGCGGCGCCAAGTCGCAGGAGATGCTGGGTCTGCTGGAGGACATCGCCGGGCTGTCCGACAAGATCGCGCTGGACCTGAACGGCCATGACGCCCGCAAGCCCTCCTTCGCGATCAACCGCGTCGGCACCGATTACGGCGTGACCTTCGCCGGCCTGCCGATGGGGCACGAGTTCAACTCGCTGGTTCTGGCCCTGCTCCAGGTCGGCGGCCACCCGTCGAAGGAATCCGAGGAGCTGCTGGAGCAGATCCGCAACCTGGACGGCGATTTCCGCTTCGAGACCTATTTCTCGCTGACCTGCCAGAACTGCCCGGACGTCGTCCAGGCGCTGAACCTGATGAGCGCGCTGAACCCGCGGATCAAGCATGTCGCCATCGACGGCGCGCTGTTCCAGCAGGAGGTCGAACAGCGTCAGGTGATGGCGGTTCCCACCGTCTTCCTGAATGGCGAGCCCTTCGCCCAGGGCCGGATGGACGTGGCGCAGATCGTCGCCAAGCTCGACACCGGCGCCGTCGCCCGCGCCGCCGAGAAGATCAAGGCCAAGGCCCCCTTCGAGGTGCTGGTGATCGGCGGCGGCCCGGCCGGCGCCGCCGCCGCCATCTACGCCGCCCGCAAGGGCATCCGCACCGGCGTGGCGGCGGAGCGCTTCGGCGGACAGGTGCTCGACACCATGGCGATCGAGAACTTCATCTCGGTCTCGCACACCGAGGGGCCGAAGCTGGCGGCGGCGCTGGAACAGCACGTCAAGGACTATGAGGTCGACGTGATGAACCTGCAAACCGCCACCGCGCTGGTGCCGGCGTCGCGGGAAGGCGGCCTGATCGAGGTGAAGCTGGCCAGCGGCGCCTCGCTGAGGTCGCGCACCGTGGTGCTGTCGACCGGTGCCCGCTGGCGCTCGATGAATGTCCCGGGCGAGGCGGAATACCGCAACAAGGGGGTCGCCTACTGCCCGCACTGCGACGGCCCGCTGTTCAAGGGCAAGCGCGTGGCGGTGATCGGCGGCGGCAATTCCGGCGTCGAGGCGGCGATCGATCTGGCCGGCATCGTCTCGCACGTCACGCTGATCGAGTTCGACAGCCAGCTGCGCGCCGACGCCGTGCTCCAGCGCAAGCTGCACAGCCTGCCGAACGTCACCGTGCTGGTTTCGGCCCAGACCACCGAGGTGCATGGCGATGGCGGCAAGGTCGTCGGCCTGTCCTACAAGGACCGCGTCGGCGGCGAGGTGAAGCGGCTGGAACTGGAAGGCATCTTCGTGCAGATCGGTCTGGTGCCGAACACCGAATGGCTGAAGGGCACGCTGGCGCTGACCCCGCGCGGCGAGATCGAGGTGGACAACCGCGGCCAGACCTCGCTGCCCGGCGTCTTCGCCGCCGGCGACGCGACGACGGTGCCGTTCAAGCAGATCATCATCGCCATGGGCGAGGGCGCCAAGGCGTCGCTGGCCGCCTTCGACCATCTGATCCGCACCGTCCCGGCCGAGGAGGCCGCTCCCGCCACCATCGCGGCGGAGTGA
- a CDS encoding LysR family transcriptional regulator, which produces MHRTELNDLDAVLAIARRGSFRAAALDLDMSTTALSNAIGKLEAGLGVRLFNRTTRSVSLTDAGRVFVDQVGPALRDVHGALEAVRSQQTTPSGTLRINAFAMAAREIISPLVLEFLRRNPRVHVDLVTEGRLVDIVAEGFDLGVRVADLVPSDMIAISLGRPQRYAVVGSPAYFERHERPRVPPDLLNHPCIRVRLPNGALYRWQFEKDGQATQIDVRGPITLDEASLARIAVLEAIGLGFFMEQNVRTDIEAGRLVRVLDDWTPARAGLCLYYPGRRNPSAALRAFIGLARELGAKPVP; this is translated from the coding sequence ATGCATCGGACTGAGTTGAACGATCTCGACGCCGTCCTCGCGATCGCGCGCCGGGGCTCGTTTCGCGCCGCGGCGCTCGATCTGGACATGTCCACGACCGCGCTCAGCAACGCCATCGGCAAGCTCGAGGCCGGCCTTGGCGTCCGCCTGTTCAACCGGACGACACGGAGCGTCTCGCTCACCGATGCCGGGCGGGTGTTCGTCGATCAGGTCGGCCCGGCATTGCGGGATGTCCACGGCGCCCTGGAAGCCGTGCGGTCGCAGCAGACAACCCCGTCGGGCACGCTTCGCATCAACGCGTTCGCCATGGCGGCGCGCGAAATCATCTCGCCGCTGGTGCTTGAGTTCCTCCGCCGGAATCCGCGGGTGCATGTCGATCTCGTCACCGAAGGGCGGCTGGTGGACATCGTCGCCGAAGGATTCGATCTTGGTGTCCGGGTGGCCGACCTCGTGCCCAGCGACATGATCGCGATTTCCCTGGGCCGACCGCAGCGATACGCCGTCGTCGGTTCGCCGGCCTATTTCGAGAGGCATGAAAGGCCCCGCGTCCCGCCCGACCTCCTCAATCACCCGTGCATTCGGGTCCGCCTGCCGAACGGAGCGCTTTATCGGTGGCAATTCGAGAAGGACGGACAAGCGACACAGATCGATGTGCGCGGACCGATCACCCTGGACGAGGCCAGCCTTGCACGGATCGCTGTCCTGGAAGCTATTGGGCTCGGTTTCTTCATGGAACAGAACGTGCGTACCGACATCGAGGCGGGTCGTCTCGTTCGCGTGCTCGATGACTGGACGCCGGCGCGGGCCGGGCTCTGCCTCTACTATCCCGGACGGCGCAACCCTTCGGCCGCCCTCAGGGCGTTCATCGGCCTCGCCCGTGAACTCGGCGCGAAGCCGGTTCCGTGA
- a CDS encoding nuclear transport factor 2 family protein: protein MILPSPIQAYIDADQQGDGPAPVAAFAPDAIVKDEGRFHVGREAIDAWWHAAKARYQHRIEPLGMTGAGGLTEILAKVTGRFPGSPVTMVFAFRVEQGRIARLEINP from the coding sequence ATGATCCTGCCTTCACCGATCCAGGCCTATATCGACGCCGATCAGCAGGGCGACGGCCCGGCTCCGGTCGCCGCCTTCGCGCCCGACGCCATCGTCAAGGACGAGGGGCGGTTCCATGTCGGTCGTGAAGCGATCGATGCGTGGTGGCACGCGGCGAAGGCCAGGTACCAGCATAGGATCGAGCCGCTCGGGATGACGGGAGCCGGCGGCCTTACCGAAATTCTCGCCAAGGTGACCGGGCGGTTCCCCGGCAGTCCCGTCACGATGGTTTTCGCGTTCCGGGTCGAACAGGGGCGGATCGCCCGGCTGGAGATCAATCCATGA
- a CDS encoding SDR family oxidoreductase, with product MTAFLSLAGKRALVTSGTRGAGAATVALFRDLGARVLTAARSWPDTLPEEMFVSADLTTPEGCATLAAAVRERLGGVDVIVHMLGGSSAPAGGFAALSDAEWTRELDLNLMPAVRVDRALVPAMVAQGRGVVIHVTSIQSRLPLPGATTAYAAAKAALSTYSKSLSKEVSPKGVRVVRVSPGWIETEAAVRLAERLAEEAGTDYEGGKRIIMDSLGGIPIGGPSKPEDIANLIAFLVSDRARTITGTEYVIDGGTVPTA from the coding sequence ATGACCGCGTTCCTCAGTCTTGCAGGCAAGCGGGCGCTCGTGACCTCCGGCACGCGCGGAGCCGGCGCGGCCACCGTCGCCCTGTTTCGTGACCTCGGCGCCCGCGTTCTGACCGCTGCCCGATCCTGGCCGGACACGCTCCCCGAGGAGATGTTCGTCAGCGCCGACCTCACGACTCCGGAGGGCTGCGCCACGCTCGCCGCCGCGGTTCGGGAGCGGCTGGGCGGGGTTGACGTCATCGTCCATATGCTGGGCGGGTCATCCGCCCCGGCGGGCGGCTTCGCGGCGCTGAGCGACGCGGAATGGACCAGGGAGCTTGATCTCAATCTGATGCCCGCCGTCAGGGTCGACCGCGCACTGGTGCCGGCGATGGTGGCCCAGGGCCGTGGTGTGGTCATCCATGTGACCTCCATACAGAGCCGGTTGCCGCTGCCGGGGGCAACGACGGCCTATGCCGCCGCGAAGGCCGCGCTCTCGACCTACAGCAAGAGCCTTTCGAAGGAAGTCTCGCCCAAGGGTGTGCGCGTGGTGCGCGTTTCTCCCGGCTGGATCGAGACCGAGGCGGCGGTGCGGCTGGCCGAGCGGCTCGCGGAGGAGGCCGGCACCGACTATGAAGGCGGCAAGCGGATCATCATGGATTCGCTCGGCGGCATTCCGATCGGCGGCCCATCGAAACCGGAAGACATCGCCAACCTGATCGCCTTCCTCGTGTCCGACCGGGCCCGGACCATAACCGGAACGGAATATGTCATCGACGGCGGCACCGTTCCCACCGCGTGA
- a CDS encoding endonuclease/exonuclease/phosphatase family protein, with the protein MADTLFRIATFNLETLDDDADDPPFEERIATLRPQLERLEADILCLQEIDAQHPVKSAPRILRALARLLDGTRYAGYHVTAGDAPSPADRHNPVIVSRWPIRAARLLRHHLVPPVRVRLATADPAPDTETEVGWDRPVLHAELEMPDGRVLHVFNLHLRAPIAAPVPGQKAGAQSWKTAAGWAEGFYLASIKRAGQALETRMAVDRLFDADPEALILVAGDCNADLEQTAVRIIRAAPDFTGNPALANRVLEPLEQAIPEERRYTVLHGGTPVLLDHLLASPRLAEGLRQVAIHNEDLTDEVDHADGPSPVSYHAPVVAGFSLQPRQEVCRGG; encoded by the coding sequence ATGGCCGACACGCTGTTCCGGATCGCCACCTTCAATCTGGAGACTCTGGACGACGACGCCGACGACCCGCCTTTCGAGGAGCGGATCGCCACCCTGCGCCCGCAGCTCGAACGGCTGGAGGCCGACATCCTCTGCCTCCAGGAGATCGATGCCCAGCACCCGGTGAAGAGCGCGCCGCGGATCCTGCGGGCGCTGGCCCGCCTGCTCGACGGCACGCGCTACGCCGGCTATCACGTCACTGCGGGCGATGCCCCGTCGCCGGCCGACCGTCACAACCCGGTGATCGTCAGCCGCTGGCCGATCCGGGCGGCGCGGCTGCTGCGCCATCATCTGGTGCCGCCGGTCCGCGTGCGCCTCGCCACCGCCGACCCGGCGCCGGACACGGAGACCGAGGTCGGCTGGGACCGGCCGGTGCTGCATGCCGAGCTGGAGATGCCGGACGGCCGTGTCCTGCATGTCTTCAACCTGCATCTGCGCGCGCCGATCGCCGCCCCGGTGCCGGGGCAGAAGGCAGGCGCCCAAAGCTGGAAGACGGCGGCGGGCTGGGCGGAGGGCTTCTACCTCGCCTCGATCAAGCGGGCGGGACAGGCGCTGGAGACGCGGATGGCGGTGGACCGGCTGTTCGACGCCGATCCCGAGGCGCTGATCCTGGTGGCCGGCGACTGCAACGCCGACCTGGAGCAGACCGCCGTCCGCATCATCCGCGCCGCCCCCGATTTCACCGGCAATCCGGCGCTGGCGAACCGCGTGCTGGAACCGCTGGAGCAGGCGATCCCGGAGGAACGGCGCTACACCGTTCTCCATGGCGGGACGCCGGTGCTGCTGGATCATCTGCTGGCCTCCCCCCGGCTGGCCGAAGGGCTGCGGCAGGTCGCCATCCACAACGAGGATCTGACCGACGAGGTCGACCACGCCGACGGGCCGTCGCCGGTCAGCTATCACGCGCCGGTGGTGGCCGGTTTCAGCCTTCAGCCTCGGCAAGAGGTTTGTCGAGGTGGCTGA
- a CDS encoding chemotaxis protein — MMRDSSSASTARNVLRRRLERQDVAANRYHDRRLGAEIVNIVVGGCVVTDDPNVVITTTLGSCVAACLYDPVAEIGGMNHFLLPDAGTDTLSLASRYGATAMEHLINRLLTVTGRRDRLRAKVFGGANVNLTTLRTANIGQRNVEFVIRYLATEGIPTVSWDVGGASPRAVRFFPTSGRSQRRLIGDEALHDITRNESSYVEHLRKSRIEGDVELF, encoded by the coding sequence ATGATGAGAGACAGTTCCAGCGCATCGACCGCGCGCAACGTCCTGCGCCGCCGGCTGGAACGTCAGGACGTCGCCGCCAACCGCTATCATGATCGGCGGCTGGGGGCGGAGATCGTGAACATCGTCGTCGGCGGCTGCGTCGTCACCGACGATCCGAACGTCGTCATCACCACCACGCTGGGTTCCTGCGTCGCCGCCTGCCTCTATGACCCGGTGGCGGAAATCGGCGGCATGAATCATTTCCTGCTGCCGGATGCCGGGACCGACACGCTGTCGCTGGCCTCGCGCTACGGCGCCACCGCGATGGAGCATCTGATCAACCGGCTGCTGACCGTCACCGGCCGGCGCGACCGGCTGCGCGCCAAGGTGTTCGGCGGCGCCAACGTCAACCTGACGACGCTGCGCACCGCCAATATCGGCCAGCGCAATGTCGAGTTCGTGATCAGATATCTGGCGACGGAAGGCATACCCACCGTCAGTTGGGACGTCGGCGGCGCCAGTCCGCGCGCCGTGCGCTTCTTCCCCACCAGCGGGCGCAGCCAGCGCCGATTGATCGGCGACGAGGCGCTGCACGACATCACCCGCAACGAATCGTCCTATGTCGAACATCTGCGCAAGTCGCGGATCGAAGGCGACGTCGAGCTGTTCTGA
- a CDS encoding D-alanyl-D-alanine carboxypeptidase/D-alanyl-D-alanine-endopeptidase, translated as MTANSSRNDCGTRRLRLGRRSFLALLGALPAAAAAREPDSAAIGHILFDPDDGRVLDALAADTPVIPASVAKLPTVAAALALLGPDHRFTTRLLASGRLADGVLRGDLILQGGGDPALATEGLLRLLDGLATAGLRRVDGRFLHDTSLLPELAEIDAGQPWAAPYNTGVGALALNYNRALLNWRRGGAGPAGAGPEALTVADAGRLPLDSVAVRAMADGGGFPLLPDGVDRWRMAPPATGEAGTAWVPVARPGLAAATLVRRLAAEAGIALPPPQPGRAPAGAVPLAALDSPPLTELARGLLRHSNNLSAEMIGLAASRRLEPGAATLERSAALLQHWLTRQPVDSQLAGGGWSGLRLVNHSGLGTGSRATPRQMAALLRAGGPALWDLLPGEEDGKALPPGVHAKSGTLAYVKGLAGLLTAASGQRLGFALFITDPARRAAMDAALDRRVTATPPQARGWAADARKRQSGILEKWSLTY; from the coding sequence TTGACCGCGAATAGCTCCCGAAACGATTGCGGCACGCGCCGGTTGCGGCTGGGCCGCCGCTCCTTCCTCGCCCTGCTCGGCGCCCTGCCGGCCGCCGCCGCCGCGCGCGAGCCGGACTCGGCCGCGATCGGCCATATCCTGTTCGATCCGGACGATGGCCGGGTGCTGGACGCGCTGGCGGCCGACACCCCCGTCATCCCGGCCTCGGTGGCGAAGCTGCCGACGGTGGCGGCGGCGCTGGCGCTGCTGGGGCCGGACCACCGCTTCACCACCCGCCTGCTGGCGAGCGGGAGGCTGGCCGACGGGGTGCTGCGCGGCGACCTGATCCTCCAGGGCGGCGGCGACCCGGCGCTGGCGACGGAAGGGCTGCTCCGGCTGCTGGACGGGCTGGCCACGGCAGGGTTGCGGCGGGTCGACGGCCGCTTCCTCCACGACACCTCGCTGTTGCCCGAACTGGCGGAGATCGACGCCGGCCAGCCCTGGGCGGCGCCCTACAACACCGGGGTCGGGGCGCTGGCGCTGAACTACAACCGCGCCCTGCTGAACTGGCGGCGCGGCGGTGCCGGACCCGCCGGGGCCGGGCCGGAGGCGCTGACCGTCGCCGACGCCGGGCGGCTGCCACTGGACAGTGTCGCCGTCCGCGCGATGGCCGACGGCGGCGGCTTCCCGCTGCTGCCCGACGGGGTGGACCGCTGGCGGATGGCGCCGCCGGCCACGGGGGAAGCCGGGACCGCCTGGGTGCCGGTGGCGCGGCCCGGACTGGCCGCCGCCACGCTGGTCCGCCGGCTGGCCGCCGAGGCCGGCATCGCCCTGCCGCCGCCGCAGCCCGGACGCGCGCCGGCCGGGGCGGTGCCGCTGGCGGCGCTGGACAGCCCGCCTCTGACCGAGCTGGCGCGCGGACTGCTGCGCCATTCCAACAACCTGTCGGCGGAGATGATCGGGCTGGCGGCGTCACGACGGCTGGAGCCTGGCGCCGCGACGCTGGAACGCTCGGCGGCGCTGCTGCAACACTGGCTGACCCGCCAGCCGGTCGATTCGCAGTTGGCCGGGGGGGGCTGGAGCGGTCTCAGGCTGGTCAACCATTCGGGGCTGGGCACCGGCTCGCGCGCCACGCCGCGGCAGATGGCGGCGCTGCTGCGCGCCGGCGGCCCCGCCCTGTGGGATCTGCTGCCGGGGGAGGAGGACGGCAAGGCGCTGCCGCCGGGCGTCCATGCCAAATCGGGCACACTGGCCTATGTCAAGGGGTTGGCCGGGCTGCTGACGGCGGCCAGCGGCCAGCGGCTGGGCTTCGCGCTGTTCATCACCGATCCCGCGCGCCGGGCGGCGATGGATGCGGCGCTCGACCGCCGGGTGACCGCCACCCCGCCCCAGGCCCGCGGCTGGGCCGCCGACGCCCGCAAACGGCAGAGCGGGATTCTGGAAAAATGGAGTCTCACCTATTGA